The Theobroma cacao cultivar B97-61/B2 chromosome 1, Criollo_cocoa_genome_V2, whole genome shotgun sequence genome contains the following window.
TACAACATGAATTAGTGATGTACCACAAAATATCAGTGTCTCCAAATTAGCaaattttacaattaaaaaCCCAAATGCCACTACAATTACAAACTCTAATCTTTTAACACAAAATCTCTTGCCCTATCCTATGTTTTGTTTCTAcctcttcctctctttcaaATTAACAAAAGAAGTTAGTACCTCACAATTGAAGAAGCCCCTAATTCTAATAATACAATCTCAGATTTGTGATGCCAAAATTAGAttcagaattttttttaaaaaagaaagaaaataattggCTAAGGGTTCCAAATCTGAGCGAAAAAATCAGGAGAGAGAGTTGGAGAAGATATTAATGGCCCTGAAAGCAATGCAGAAGGGCTACCCATGAACCTACTTCCATGTAACATCGGGCTCCAGTCATGCAAAGCCGACATCATTCTCGCCTCCGACGCCGGCGATAAGAACGTCCCCCCCGCTATCGCGGGAGAAAAGAATGTTCCCGCCGCCACCGCTGGCAACGTCTCTGGCGCCGGAGAAAGTATCCCTGGCGGGGCTCGAATCAAACCCTCTTCCATCCCACCTTCACCCGCGACCCCCACGTCCCCTATTTTCTCTCTCGAGCTTGGACTCGCCTTTTCTGTCGCTGCCAACCTCGCCGCCGGCGAGACGTCGCCGTCTCCGGAGAAGTTACCGGATGAAAGGCCGGTGTAGCGTTGCACGATCGACATGAAGTCGGATTCTTCAGCGTGGATGACTTTGGGTGAGACGGCGTAGATGATTACTGGCTCGCGACGGCGTTGgtctgctgctgctgctgctgcggGACCAGCGGCGTGGGATGGTGGGTGAGGTggttttttgattttatgggAGTCTTTGCTGACCTTTAGAGGGGTTGGGCGTGGACCTTGAATTTGTAGCTGACGCTTTGACGGTGGCTCCCCGGCGGGAAATTGAGAGTCCATGATCGACGATGCTACTGATGAAGAAAGGTCCTTTCGGGAATAGAGAAGGGAAAGAGAGGATCAGAAATTTTTGGGTAGATGATGAAATGAATCGCCTTGAACACTTTCAGGCAAATTATTTGACTTTGAAAAACacgaagaaagaaaaagtcaatGCAAATATTATTGCCTATTTTTGCAAAATCAGTTCCAATATTTCTccaataattatttattataacaatcgtttctaatattattttatataccTTATTTCCGGTGGCagcttttttatatatttatttatttatttttcaatatttgcTATCAGGATAAAGCGAGATTTCTTATTGTccgatgatgacaaaaaactGCTATTACTGTGGTTCATCTTTAgctaatcttttttttttttatgaaacaTTTATTACAgtgtttttcttaaaaaaaattaaagtaattaatttaactCCTTAGAAACATTCATAAgtcataaaatttttttattaaaaatttaatataaaagtgGCAGtaatctattaatttttaaattcaaatcacTCTACTTAAAATAATAGATCAAATTTATCACCTACTTTTTAATGTAtgtaatttcattattatacttttagatttggttaaaatcaatgggaaattagatttttttcattttctaatgGAATTTTGTTTCCagttcaaatcaaattataaaaaatactgTGATAAAATTATTGCAGTTTCAAATATGAGTGATAACTTTGATTTATCACCTCAAATAATtgcttatatttttatcttaatgAAAGCATGAAACATTAAttgtataataaaatttaaaatcttaataaaagattaaaaaaaattgattttttttaactttgtgaaaatcaaattgaaacaaaacaaaataactaGGGTCATACTTGTTaacttttcatataattataaaattttattattattttaaattacaaaattttagcCTTGTGGTGGGTTTATTAAACGCAAACTCGAATTATTTGAACTAAAAGGTACAAAAAGggcaaaaaaattacaaactcCATCACATCACACGTGATAATGCAAGGTAAGTAGCCAAAATATCAGTTTCACCTTTTAagttttcttaattttgaatttaaccCTTACTTTGGCCGCCCTAAACTTTTAGAAATCACAATATAATACTtccaattttttatatttgcatATTACTATTTACTTGGCCTCCCATAACCTTGTCAAAATTTGTAATCAGTATAGAAAACTTCTCAAACTTATCACTTAATTCTTGAATATtcatttatccaaaaaaaaaaaaagaaaagaaatctggagtactttttaattttttttcatgtatatgtattttatatttttacacGGTTTGCTTAGTAttactttttatattaatCGTTTGTTATTAGTTATTCACAATGAAAAATTAGAATCCACATttctattttgaaaaatatcatgTGCTAATCATCGCGTCAGACACTCCAATGCACAAATATACGTACTTTCATGTTAAAGcttatttttttgtgtttttcttttcataaaattattttcctacatgattatttgttttattatgcatataattagaaaaaaaatagaataacaCACAATagtgtaaaataaaatttgaaaatatctatttatttcaaaatgaaaagagtAAGTAAGACTTCATTTGGTTTATACCTTTGCTAtttgtcttttgttttctatttattttttattttttgatttttactttttaatatttttcaaaaaaaagcaaataacaaataataaaaatatcaactaaATGGAGTCtaaataattgaattaatttttctcttaacTTAAAATAGAATTTCCCCCCCTGACTTCAAATCTTGGCTTTGTCCTTGTCTATGACACTTCAATTAGTTTgcatatttttcctttattaaaatattttgtggGTTAATACACAAGCTAGATAAGTAAAGAGATTCCAATAATTTTCTATATCCTGTTCttagtgatttaaaatttttaaaaaataaaactttaaatattaatgtaatctcgtgattttgtttttattttttgctagtgtttttgctctttttcttttggtaacATACTCTACCTTCaaagttttaatcaaaatttcaagtaagtccattagtttttgaaatggACACTCCGTctcaaaaaatatcttttactGAACACATAGGTCTAGTCGTTAATCAATCGTTAATGTTTCTATTAATTTGATAACGTGACAatattgaaaagataattttatcccttattaattttaaaaattactattatacaatttttattaattttttaaaaaatagggtgctccttatttttttaaaaaaattatacttattttttaaaaaaatatataataataattttttaaattaataaaaaaagagtattttagttttttcatattatttgTTAATGATGTTTACACTTTAAGGCGAAATGTCtatttcgaaaactaataaattcgcttgaaattttgattaaaacttaaaaatagaggtattttattttattttattattagtttTATCACTAAAAAAAGGGATAGGTTTTTTATTTAGGAACTATGTTAGGTGATGATACACTAATGACAAACCTAACAAAAAGTACAAACCACTGTTTTAAATATATGGAggtatgaatttattattcAAGAGGAACAGCATCTACGATTCAATTTACTTTCTTGACTTATAATATATCTCAAAtgtgaaaattaatttaattaaaactttcTATTAAAAGTCTcgaattcaaattttgagataaataaaatgagatttatgaGATAATTGCTCTTATATAAAGATTATATtgtaaaatatgtaaaaatagGGACAATTATTGATGGTCAGatttaaacaattactagTTTTATTTAGGAACTATATATGTTTAGTGAAGATACACTAATAACGACAAACCTAACAAAAAGTATATGGATATACAAATTTATTGTTCAAGTGGAAGAGCATCTAAGATTCAAATTACTTTCTTCACTAACAGTATATCTCAaccattaaaatttaattaaaattttatattaagtgTCTTATATTAAGTTTtgagataaataaattgagatttatgaGATGGCAAAAAAGATCTCTTATTATGTAATTCAAATGCTTCATGTGTTGTCTCTAATGGGAAATCTTAATGGTTAAATTTGAGCATCTATCTTGGaagtttcaaatttgaatCCTAATACTAGCAGAGTGAATATTACAGCATATGAGAGAATTAACTTTTACTATGTTGATAAAAATTCTTTACTcacgaaaaaaaaaagtcctTTTAGTACCAAAGAATAAGATTACGAActcctttcattttttgtcTTTATCTAAATATACCCCAAAAGTTTTGGGAAGCCTCTACAAGGTATATTCCCCAATAAGCAAtcaccaaaaaataaatatcggAGTTCCTTTATGACAGTGTAATTGTATTACTTGCAAACTAATTGGTTGGTTATACATAGATACATATTCTATTTTAAGCATttacaattaataaaaagcattcttcattttcataaGACACCTTCAACCTTTCAATATCGATTAgattaaataaagtttatggAATGTTATATGTttggcaaaaaaaaattataaaaaattataattataagattCTTATTGcattcatatttttcttaagttccttgtcaatattttataaaaaaaagtagatATTAATAAAGTAGAGAGAACGGCATATGATTATGTTTCTCACTTATGAGGTGGACAATTGATCTCGTAAATTGAAGTATAGGgatatttgaattaaaatgtaGATGCttatcataaaaataagttCACTGAGTATGACCGTTCATGAGAATTTATTTAGtatatcattcaaatgttcatgaaatcaat
Protein-coding sequences here:
- the LOC18611801 gene encoding protein MKS1, with the protein product MDSQFPAGEPPSKRQLQIQGPRPTPLKVSKDSHKIKKPPHPPSHAAGPAAAAAADQRRREPVIIYAVSPKVIHAEESDFMSIVQRYTGLSSGNFSGDGDVSPAARLAATEKASPSSREKIGDVGVAGEGGMEEGLIRAPPGILSPAPETLPAVAAGTFFSPAIAGGTFLSPASEARMMSALHDWSPMLHGSRFMGSPSALLSGPLISSPTLSPDFFAQIWNP